The window GAGATTGTCGATCCGGTTGCCGGCGAGGCGAATCTCGCCGCCGCTGATGCGGCCGGGCGGATCGATCAGGCCGATCACGGCAAGGCCGGTAACCGACTTGCCTGCGCCGGATTCGCCGACCACGCCAAGGATTTCGCCCCGCGCGATGTCGAACGAGAGGTCGTCGATGGCATGCAGGGTGCCGCGCCGGGTGACGAAGTCGACTTTCAGGTTGCGTACCGAGAGAACTGGATCTGTCATGCGGTCATCGAAGTTTTGGGTTCAGCGCATCGCGCAGCCAGTCTCCGACCAGATTGATCGAAAGGACAAGCGCGGCCAGCGTCAGCCCGGGAAAAGTGACGATCCACCATTCGCCGGAGAACAGATAGTTGTTGCCGATCCGGATCAGCGTGCCCAGCGACGGCATGGTGTCCGGCATGCCGGAGCCCAGGAACGACAGCGTCGCTTCGGTGATGACGGCCAGCGCCAGGTTGATGGTGGCGATCACCAGTGTCGGCCCGGTGGTGTTGGGCAGCACATGGCGCAGCATGATGGTCCGCGCCGGCAGTCCGATCAGGCGGGCGGCGGCGACATAGTCCTTGTTCTTTTCCACCATCACGCAGCCGCGCACGGTGCGGGCATACTGCACCCAGAAACTGAGCCCGATGGCGATCACCAGCACGGTCAGGGTCTGGCCTGCGTCGAGATGGTTGCCGAGCAGCGATTTGGCGACGCCGTCGATCAGCAGCGCGATCAGGATCGCCGGGAAGGTGAGCTGCACGTCGGCGATGCGCATGATCAGGCTGTCCACCGCGCCGCCGACATAACCGGCGATCAATCCCAGTCCGATGCCGAGCACGCCGGCGAACAGCACGCCGAGCACGCCCACCGTCAGCGAGATGCGCAGGCCGTAAAGGATCGCCGAGAGCACGTCGCGGCCCT is drawn from Bradyrhizobium prioriisuperbiae and contains these coding sequences:
- a CDS encoding ABC transporter permease; this encodes MTDSLLTGKDIAAPSPVRPVGMLGRIADSDLFHSFRRSKLTMVAAMVTVLLFAVAIFAPLLAVQNPFDPAQLELLNSRIPPLWGSEGQAPFLLGTDEQGRDVLSAILYGLRISLTVGVLGVLFAGVLGIGLGLIAGYVGGAVDSLIMRIADVQLTFPAILIALLIDGVAKSLLGNHLDAGQTLTVLVIAIGLSFWVQYARTVRGCVMVEKNKDYVAAARLIGLPARTIMLRHVLPNTTGPTLVIATINLALAVITEATLSFLGSGMPDTMPSLGTLIRIGNNYLFSGEWWIVTFPGLTLAALVLSINLVGDWLRDALNPKLR